From one Pecten maximus chromosome 8, xPecMax1.1, whole genome shotgun sequence genomic stretch:
- the LOC117333584 gene encoding BTB/POZ domain-containing protein KCTD7-like, whose translation MQETTLDMEDQQFPSVINLNVGGRIFATRLSTLRKYPESMLAVMFSGRHRVDKDLDGNYFIDRDGTYFLFVLNFLRDDNDLPPVNYAEDVLKEAMFYGIQSLIDRLKNSPPLFAEYVVRENVRKKLSGYQEVKEEIISLAKLQVMESGAITSVVRLIISKNQPVPRDLQFSKQVYKQYYRKFRLYPSFEACYGKYFINLPAERVKGHPDSVMDLVAACLSRDLLEEGYKGIFKSEGVHDEDRKLKTITWCDDEFHVSSSCHMFRFDWLDTPGRH comes from the coding sequence CAATTTCCATCTGTCATCAACCTCAATGTCGGGGGCCGTATCTTCGCGACACGTTTATCTACACTCCGTAAATACCCGGAGTCCATGCTGGCCGTCATGTTCAGCGGGCGCCACAGGGTGGACAAGGATCTCGACGGTAACTATTTCATCGACAGGGACGGAACctatttcttgtttgttttgaattttctgCGGGATGACAATGATCTTCCACCAGTTAATTACGCAGAAGATGTTCTAAAGGAAGCTATGTTTTACGGCATTCAATCTCTGATAGACAGATTGAAGAACTCGCCTCCCCTCTTTGCTGAGTACGTGGTGCGAGAGAACGTGCGTAAGAAACTTAGCGGGTACCAGGAGGTGAAGGAAGAAATCATATCGCTCGCCAAACTTCAGGTGATGGAAAGTGGTGCTATAACGTCAGTCGTTCGACTGATCATCTCTAAAAACCAGCCGGTGCCTCGTGACCTACAATTCTCGAAACAAGTTTACAAACAATATTACAGAAAGTTCAGACTGTACCCTAGTTTTGAGGCATGCTAcggtaaatattttataaacttgCCAGCTgaaagggtcaaaggtcatccCGACTCTGTAATGGACCTAGTGGCAGCTTGCCTTAGTCGTGATCTCCTTGAGGAGGGGTATAAGGGCATATTTAAGTCTGAGGGTGTGCATGATGAGGATCGTAAACTTAAAACTATCACGTGGTGTGACGATGAGTTCCACGTGTCATCCTCATGTCATATGTTCAGGTTTGATTGGCTCGACACACCGGGTAGACACTGA